A window of Rhodococcus sp. SGAir0479 contains these coding sequences:
- a CDS encoding lytic transglycosylase domain-containing protein, translating into MRVRGVVGVSALVLAGAVTVASSVGGVFDSPSAESENTAATHTLGAPTTTEAPAAQAALMPTVGLVPAAPRPERQLRTGKPALAPALPDPTALPPGTAAPRSVPVPVIVGPLGIPEIVLNAYRSAELAIAGAQPGCGLSWNLLAGIGKIESGHAGGGQTDAAGTTVTPILGPTLNGHLAGNEVITDTDRGALDGDAAHDRAVGPMQFIPSTWARYASDGNGDGVADPNNVFDAALAAARYLCSGGLDLRDPAQESRAVLRYNNSTSYLANVLAWSTAYRTGGTAAPAVPVVPAPPQRSLDSEVDVEAAAPPSTSPGTPAPPSATAPPETSPTGAAPAPVLAPLPLPTVPGLPQLPCLVFCPPPAQDAAAAPGPTP; encoded by the coding sequence TCCGCCCTCGTCCTTGCCGGAGCCGTGACCGTGGCGTCGTCGGTCGGTGGCGTGTTCGACTCGCCGTCGGCCGAGTCGGAGAACACCGCCGCGACCCACACGCTGGGGGCCCCGACCACCACGGAGGCGCCCGCCGCGCAGGCCGCGCTGATGCCGACGGTCGGGCTGGTGCCCGCGGCTCCGCGTCCCGAGCGGCAACTGCGGACCGGGAAACCCGCACTGGCTCCGGCGCTTCCGGATCCCACTGCGCTGCCACCGGGCACAGCGGCGCCCCGCTCGGTGCCCGTCCCGGTCATCGTCGGTCCGCTCGGAATCCCCGAGATCGTGCTCAACGCCTATCGATCGGCGGAGCTGGCGATCGCCGGCGCCCAACCCGGGTGCGGGCTGTCGTGGAACCTGCTCGCCGGCATCGGGAAGATCGAGTCCGGCCATGCCGGCGGCGGGCAGACCGACGCGGCCGGCACCACCGTCACGCCGATCCTCGGCCCCACTCTCAACGGGCATCTGGCGGGCAACGAGGTCATCACCGACACCGACCGCGGCGCACTCGACGGGGACGCGGCCCACGACCGCGCGGTGGGACCGATGCAGTTCATTCCCAGTACGTGGGCGCGGTACGCGTCGGACGGCAACGGTGACGGCGTCGCCGACCCGAACAATGTCTTCGACGCCGCCCTGGCCGCGGCCCGCTACCTGTGCTCGGGCGGCCTGGACCTGCGCGATCCCGCGCAGGAGTCGCGGGCGGTGCTGCGCTACAACAACTCGACGTCGTACCTGGCGAACGTGCTGGCGTGGTCCACGGCGTACCGCACCGGCGGAACCGCCGCGCCGGCGGTCCCGGTGGTCCCCGCACCGCCGCAGCGGTCCCTGGACTCGGAGGTGGACGTCGAGGCGGCCGCGCCGCCGTCGACCTCGCCCGGCACGCCCGCGCCGCCGTCGGCCACCGCGCCTCCCGAGACCTCGCCGACCGGCGCCGCTCCGGCCCCGGTCCTCGCGCCGCTCCCGCTGCCGACGGTCCCCGGACTGCCGCAACTGCCGTGCCTCGTCTTCTGCCCTCCCCCGGCGCAGGACGCGGCGGCTGCCCCGGGACCGACGCCCTGA
- a CDS encoding RNA polymerase subunit sigma-70, translated as MTQARGPRRFGSTEHLASEAIAAYVDGELRMNAYLRASQHLSLCPECAAEVDAQQQARIALRRAASDVSMPSSLFGLLSQIPRCHHPEPEPRPTRDTAPGIISFDPDSDLARRWPFRRRR; from the coding sequence ATGACGCAGGCGCGCGGACCTCGTCGGTTCGGTTCCACCGAACATCTGGCGAGCGAGGCGATCGCCGCCTACGTCGACGGCGAACTCCGCATGAACGCCTACCTGCGGGCCTCCCAGCACCTGTCGCTGTGCCCCGAGTGCGCAGCCGAGGTGGACGCCCAGCAGCAGGCGCGGATCGCGTTGCGGCGGGCGGCGTCCGACGTCTCGATGCCCAGTTCCCTCTTCGGGCTGCTCAGCCAGATTCCCCGCTGTCATCACCCCGAGCCGGAACCGCGTCCCACGCGGGACACCGCGCCCGGCATCATCTCGTTCGATCCCGACAGCGACCTCGCCCGCCGGTGGCCGTTCCGCCGTCGACGGTGA
- the sigE gene encoding RNA polymerase sigma factor SigE translates to MINAERTLPDDTADATTAGTVSGVSADGIDHAAPEPTGTAAFDATGDKSAMPSWEELVREHGDRVYRLAYRLSGNAQDAEDLTQDTFIRVFRSLQNYQPGTFEGWLHRITTNLFLDMVRRRNRIRMEALPEDYDRVPSDSPNPEQIYHDARLAPDLQSALDSLAPEFRAAVVLCDIEGLSYEEIGATLGVKLGTVRSRIHRGRQALREHLAASGKVDSERIGIGY, encoded by the coding sequence ATGATCAATGCCGAACGCACACTCCCCGACGACACCGCCGACGCAACCACGGCGGGCACAGTTTCCGGCGTGTCCGCGGACGGCATCGACCACGCTGCGCCCGAACCGACCGGCACGGCCGCGTTCGACGCCACGGGTGACAAGTCGGCGATGCCGTCGTGGGAGGAGCTGGTGCGCGAGCACGGCGACCGCGTGTACCGGCTCGCCTACCGTCTCTCCGGCAACGCCCAGGACGCCGAGGACCTGACCCAGGACACCTTCATCCGCGTGTTCCGGTCGCTGCAGAACTACCAGCCCGGCACGTTCGAGGGCTGGCTGCACCGCATCACCACCAACCTGTTCCTCGACATGGTCCGCCGCCGGAACCGCATCCGCATGGAGGCGCTGCCCGAGGACTACGACCGCGTCCCGTCGGACTCGCCCAACCCCGAGCAGATCTACCACGACGCCCGGCTCGCGCCGGACCTGCAGTCGGCGCTGGACTCGCTGGCACCGGAGTTCCGTGCCGCCGTCGTCCTGTGTGACATCGAGGGCCTCTCGTACGAGGAGATCGGTGCCACACTGGGAGTGAAGCTGGGTACTGTGCGCAGCAGGATCCACCGCGGACGGCAGGCGCTGCGCGAGCATCTCGCGGCGAGTGGCAAGGTGGACTCGGAACGGATCGGCATCGGGTATTGA
- a CDS encoding S1C family serine protease: MTADSRTPGAAGDDAADRSAHTGADSTDRPRLAPRPVYRPHVDPAAERAFGRPADVDASFGPRTPAPHRPAVHVGRPDAVLAEAFGRPPGEQESLQRGPEADPVLGEDAAAADPWRDPAAPVRLGAPAQPPTAENRDPEAPKLTLRDVLFGERIDRRALAALAALALAIGLVGGLVAVAATSDRGALTSDRVTLSQSGGDDDAPVGRIAEVADAVLPAVVSIQVAHGDQSGTGSGVVVDGAGYIVTNNHVISMAATDPAASTIRVTFADGTKVPGEIVGRDIKTDLAVLKTEVRNPTVADLGTSADVRVGQDVVAVGSPLGLSKTVTRGIVSALNRPVRLSGEGTDTDAVIDAVQTDAAINPGNSGGPLIDMDGRVIGINSAIRSESGGSVGLGFAIPIDDVTAVAQELIRSGVMHHPEIGVNARTVVNDATSGAEVANVQSGSPAAGAGIVEGDVIVKVGDRTVASADELVVAVHDQKPGQPVTVQLIRSGRPVDVQVTPQSD; this comes from the coding sequence GTGACGGCGGATTCGAGAACCCCCGGGGCCGCGGGCGACGACGCCGCCGACCGGAGCGCGCACACCGGTGCCGACTCCACGGACCGGCCGCGTCTGGCGCCGCGACCGGTGTACCGTCCGCACGTCGACCCGGCCGCGGAACGAGCGTTCGGCCGTCCGGCGGACGTCGACGCGTCGTTCGGCCCCCGCACTCCCGCCCCGCACCGGCCCGCCGTCCACGTCGGTCGTCCCGACGCCGTGCTGGCGGAGGCCTTCGGCCGGCCGCCGGGCGAGCAGGAGTCGTTGCAGCGTGGTCCCGAGGCCGACCCCGTGCTCGGGGAGGACGCCGCGGCCGCGGATCCGTGGCGGGACCCCGCCGCGCCGGTGCGTCTCGGCGCTCCCGCGCAGCCGCCGACCGCCGAGAACCGGGACCCGGAGGCGCCCAAGCTGACGCTGCGCGACGTGCTCTTCGGTGAGCGGATCGACCGGAGGGCGCTCGCGGCGCTGGCCGCCCTCGCGCTCGCGATCGGACTGGTCGGGGGGCTCGTCGCCGTCGCCGCGACGTCCGACCGCGGCGCGCTCACCAGTGACCGCGTGACACTGTCGCAGTCCGGCGGGGACGACGACGCGCCCGTGGGCCGGATCGCCGAGGTCGCGGACGCGGTGTTGCCGGCGGTCGTGTCGATCCAGGTGGCGCACGGCGACCAGTCCGGGACCGGGTCCGGGGTCGTCGTCGACGGTGCCGGATACATCGTCACCAACAACCACGTGATCTCGATGGCGGCGACCGACCCGGCCGCGTCGACGATCCGCGTCACGTTCGCCGACGGCACCAAGGTGCCCGGCGAGATCGTCGGCCGCGACATCAAGACCGACCTGGCCGTGCTGAAGACCGAGGTGCGCAACCCCACCGTCGCCGACCTCGGCACGTCCGCGGACGTGCGGGTCGGTCAGGACGTCGTCGCCGTCGGGTCCCCGCTGGGACTCAGCAAGACCGTCACCCGCGGCATCGTCAGTGCGCTCAACCGCCCGGTCCGGCTGAGCGGCGAGGGCACCGACACGGACGCCGTCATCGACGCCGTGCAGACCGACGCCGCGATCAACCCCGGCAACTCGGGCGGTCCGCTGATCGACATGGACGGACGCGTGATCGGCATCAACTCCGCGATCCGGTCGGAGAGCGGTGGCTCGGTGGGCCTCGGGTTCGCCATCCCGATCGACGACGTGACGGCGGTGGCGCAGGAGCTGATCCGCAGCGGCGTCATGCACCACCCCGAGATCGGCGTCAACGCGCGCACCGTCGTCAACGACGCGACCAGCGGCGCCGAGGTGGCCAACGTCCAGTCCGGCAGCCCGGCCGCCGGGGCGGGGATCGTCGAGGGCGACGTGATCGTGAAGGTGGGCGACCGGACGGTGGCGAGCGCCGACGAACTGGTGGTGGCGGTCCACGACCAGAAGCCCGGCCAGCCCGTGACCGTCCAGTTGATCCGGTCCGGACGACCCGTGGACGTGCAGGTCACGCCCCAGTCCGACTGA
- a CDS encoding Mrp/NBP35 family ATP-binding protein yields the protein MAALTETAVRTALSRVQDPEIRKPITELGMVKSIEIGDDGSVDIGIYLTTAGCPLRTEITQRVTKAVADVDGAGAVRVELDVMNDEQRTELRRSLRGDSAEPVIPFAQPGSLTRVYAVASGKGGVGKSSVTVNLAAAMAAKGLSVGVLDADIYGHSVPRMLGTDAKPTQVERMIMPPQAHDVKLISIAQFTQGNTPVVWRGPMLHRALQQFLADVFWGDLDVLLLDLPPGTGDVAISVAQLIPGAEILVVTTPQQAAAEVAERAGAIALQTRQRIAGVVENMSWMELPDGTRMEVFGSGGGQAVADRLTRAVGANVPLLGQIPLEQAVREGGDSGLPIVLGAPDSPAGTALREIADKLSVRSRGLAGMSLGIDTVRHL from the coding sequence ATGGCAGCCCTGACCGAGACCGCCGTCCGCACCGCACTGTCCCGCGTGCAGGACCCCGAGATCCGTAAACCCATCACGGAACTGGGGATGGTCAAGAGCATCGAGATCGGTGACGACGGCAGTGTCGACATCGGTATCTACCTGACCACCGCCGGCTGTCCGCTGCGCACGGAGATCACCCAGCGGGTGACCAAGGCGGTCGCCGACGTCGACGGTGCCGGCGCCGTCCGGGTCGAGCTCGACGTGATGAACGACGAGCAGCGCACCGAACTCCGCCGGTCCCTGCGCGGCGACTCCGCCGAGCCGGTGATCCCGTTCGCACAGCCCGGCTCGCTCACCCGTGTGTACGCGGTCGCCTCCGGCAAGGGCGGTGTCGGAAAGTCCAGCGTCACCGTCAACCTCGCGGCCGCCATGGCCGCCAAGGGGCTGTCGGTGGGTGTCCTCGACGCCGACATCTACGGCCACTCGGTGCCCCGCATGCTCGGCACCGACGCCAAGCCGACCCAGGTCGAGCGGATGATCATGCCGCCGCAGGCGCACGACGTGAAGCTGATCTCCATCGCGCAGTTCACGCAGGGCAACACGCCCGTCGTCTGGCGTGGACCGATGCTGCACCGGGCGCTGCAGCAGTTCCTCGCCGACGTCTTCTGGGGTGATCTGGACGTCCTGCTGCTCGATCTGCCGCCCGGCACCGGAGATGTCGCCATCTCGGTCGCCCAGCTGATTCCGGGTGCCGAGATCCTCGTCGTCACCACGCCCCAGCAGGCGGCGGCCGAGGTGGCCGAGCGGGCCGGCGCGATCGCGCTCCAGACGCGTCAGCGCATTGCCGGTGTCGTGGAGAACATGTCGTGGATGGAGCTTCCCGACGGGACCCGTATGGAGGTCTTCGGTTCGGGTGGCGGCCAGGCCGTGGCCGATCGTCTCACCCGCGCCGTCGGCGCGAACGTGCCGTTGCTGGGCCAGATTCCGCTCGAGCAGGCCGTGCGCGAGGGCGGTGACTCGGGTCTCCCGATCGTGCTCGGCGCCCCCGACTCGCCCGCCGGCACCGCGCTGCGCGAGATCGCGGACAAGCTGTCCGTGCGCTCGCGGGGGCTCGCCGGCATGTCTCTCGGCATCGACACCGTCCGGCATCTCTGA
- the tatB gene encoding Sec-independent protein translocase protein TatB, translated as MFGNIGWGEFMVLLVAALVILGPERLPGAVSWVTKTMRQVRDYASGASQQLKDELGPEFDDLRKPLSELNELRGMTPRAVITKHLLDGDDSILTGKFDSKPNTDTSTPPGPPESKTLAAGERPPVDPDAT; from the coding sequence GTGTTTGGCAACATCGGGTGGGGCGAATTCATGGTGCTCCTCGTGGCGGCGCTCGTGATCCTCGGACCCGAGCGTCTTCCCGGCGCGGTCAGCTGGGTCACCAAGACCATGCGACAGGTGCGCGACTACGCGAGCGGAGCCAGCCAGCAGCTCAAGGACGAGCTGGGGCCCGAGTTCGACGACCTGCGCAAGCCGCTGTCGGAACTCAACGAGCTGCGCGGGATGACACCGCGCGCGGTCATCACCAAGCACCTGCTCGACGGTGACGACTCGATCCTCACCGGGAAGTTCGACAGCAAGCCGAACACCGACACGTCGACGCCGCCCGGTCCTCCGGAATCGAAGACGCTGGCCGCCGGCGAGCGGCCGCCGGTCGACCCCGACGCCACCTGA